Proteins encoded by one window of Thermodesulfobacteriota bacterium:
- a CDS encoding ferritin family protein — MEKTQILSALDRAIQAEHEANVFYANAASQTDDPAGARMFHELADFEKHHEEHLRTLKSSLEAQGSWISYPGKKISKVPAAEATGRKAAGPHANALDALRIAIAAEEKAISEYRALAVGAPDAKGQEMFQKLAEEEELHRKLLDDQYYALTNRGVWLWGD; from the coding sequence ATGGAGAAGACCCAGATCCTGAGCGCGCTGGACCGTGCCATCCAGGCGGAGCACGAGGCCAACGTCTTCTATGCCAACGCCGCGAGCCAGACCGACGACCCCGCCGGGGCGCGGATGTTCCACGAGCTGGCCGACTTCGAGAAGCATCACGAAGAACACCTCCGCACGCTCAAGAGCTCGCTGGAGGCCCAGGGAAGCTGGATCTCCTATCCGGGAAAGAAGATCTCCAAGGTGCCCGCCGCCGAGGCCACGGGGCGAAAGGCGGCCGGGCCCCACGCTAATGCGTTGGACGCCCTGCGCATCGCGATTGCCGCCGAGGAGAAGGCGATCTCGGAGTACCGGGCCCTGGCGGTGGGAGCCCCCGACGCGAAGGGACAGGAGATGTTCCAGAAGCTCGCCGAGGAAGAGGAACTCCACCGCAAGCTCCTGGACGACCAGTACTATGCCTTGACCAACCGAGGGGTGTGGCTGTGGGGCGATTGA
- a CDS encoding L,D-transpeptidase family protein, which produces MTRVAALLFFLALPTFAAAQAGGVPVFRQVAGEIRRVVAAPGDTLIGLGARHGVRWQTLAAQNGIADPNRLRVGQELKLDTRRIVPAAVADGLVVNVPEAMLYVFEGASLAARYPVGLGRPKWPTPVGSFTVLFRESDPTWHVPRSIQEEMAREGRVVVSKVPPGPDNPLGKYWIQLSLWGYGIHGTPFPSSIGQFLSHGCVRVGDPGIEELFRRVRRGSRAEFLYTPVKLAVLPNGEVWAEAHPDVYARGFPREEDVWHALQREGAADRVDREALDEILRVRDGLARQVGSAARDLRGLPEAAAGEGQTAARRALWRCLDCPPGPGRRITLQIEAREPLDLPNPFPIEIRDDAGRVVFRPQMVAQALVSLAPGDLRNFVWEVRDTEGQPLPPGSYSAVIRFFAEGEGGSPQAYSLSLPLWLGN; this is translated from the coding sequence ATGACGCGCGTGGCTGCGCTGTTGTTCTTCCTTGCCCTGCCCACCTTCGCAGCAGCTCAAGCGGGCGGAGTTCCCGTATTCCGCCAGGTCGCCGGCGAAATTCGCCGGGTCGTCGCCGCCCCGGGCGACACCCTCATCGGTCTGGGAGCCCGCCACGGGGTGCGCTGGCAGACCCTGGCTGCGCAAAACGGCATCGCCGATCCGAACCGGCTTCGCGTGGGGCAAGAGCTCAAGCTGGACACCCGGCGGATCGTGCCGGCCGCCGTGGCCGATGGGCTCGTCGTCAACGTGCCCGAAGCCATGCTCTACGTCTTCGAAGGGGCCAGTCTCGCCGCCCGATATCCCGTGGGCCTGGGGCGCCCGAAGTGGCCCACGCCGGTGGGGTCCTTCACGGTGCTCTTTCGAGAGTCGGACCCCACCTGGCACGTGCCCCGTTCGATTCAGGAGGAGATGGCTCGGGAGGGCAGGGTGGTGGTGTCCAAGGTCCCTCCGGGACCGGACAACCCCCTGGGGAAGTATTGGATCCAGCTCTCGCTATGGGGCTACGGAATCCACGGCACGCCGTTTCCGAGTTCCATCGGGCAGTTCCTGAGCCACGGGTGCGTGCGGGTGGGGGATCCGGGCATCGAGGAGCTGTTTCGCCGGGTCCGCCGCGGCTCCCGGGCAGAGTTCCTCTACACGCCGGTCAAGCTGGCCGTTCTGCCCAACGGCGAGGTCTGGGCCGAGGCGCATCCCGACGTCTATGCGCGCGGCTTCCCCCGTGAAGAGGACGTGTGGCACGCCCTGCAGCGGGAGGGTGCGGCGGACCGGGTGGACCGGGAGGCGCTCGACGAGATCCTGCGCGTCCGGGACGGCCTTGCCCGGCAGGTGGGTTCCGCCGCTCGGGATCTGCGGGGTCTCCCGGAAGCCGCCGCGGGGGAGGGTCAAACGGCGGCAAGGCGAGCGCTCTGGCGCTGTCTGGACTGCCCGCCGGGACCGGGCCGCCGGATCACCTTGCAGATCGAGGCCCGGGAGCCCCTGGACCTGCCCAACCCCTTCCCCATCGAGATCCGAGACGACGCGGGGCGGGTGGTCTTTCGCCCCCAGATGGTGGCCCAGGCGCTGGTAAGCCTGGCACCGGGCGACCTGCGCAATTTCGTCTGGGAGGTGCGCGACACCGAGGGGCAACCCCTGCCCCCGGGGTCCTACTCGGCCGTGATCCGGTTCTTTGCGGAAGGGGAGGGGGGGAGCCCCCAGGCCTACAGCCTCTCCCTGCCCCTGTGGCTGGGGAACTGA
- a CDS encoding DUF6125 family protein gives MEKAGAGGVPSTVAGDEGIQALEAMTKEELIRVVIDDAKNWLAHDGLWFQAVEKVHGIEEAIRADRDAWEAFTAIEAKRIMERLGMAPGGGIPALVECLKHRLYARLNRQECVEVSATRAVFRMLDCRVQSARKRKGLPDFPCKSVGLVEYAGFARTVDPRLRTRCVACPPDPHPEEYWCAWEFVLEEP, from the coding sequence ATGGAGAAGGCGGGCGCAGGAGGTGTACCGAGCACCGTTGCCGGAGACGAGGGCATCCAGGCTCTCGAGGCGATGACGAAGGAGGAGCTCATCCGGGTCGTGATCGACGATGCGAAGAACTGGCTGGCCCACGACGGGCTCTGGTTCCAGGCGGTGGAGAAGGTCCACGGCATCGAAGAGGCGATTCGGGCGGATCGGGACGCCTGGGAGGCGTTTACGGCGATCGAGGCCAAGCGCATCATGGAGCGCCTGGGGATGGCGCCCGGCGGCGGGATTCCGGCGCTGGTGGAGTGCTTGAAGCACCGGCTCTACGCCCGGCTGAACCGCCAGGAGTGCGTGGAGGTGTCGGCCACGCGCGCGGTCTTTCGCATGCTCGACTGTCGCGTCCAGTCCGCCCGGAAGCGAAAGGGCCTGCCGGACTTCCCCTGCAAGAGCGTCGGCCTGGTGGAGTACGCGGGGTTTGCCCGCACCGTGGACCCGCGCCTGCGCACCCGCTGCGTGGCGTGCCCGCCCGACCCCCACCCGGAGGAGTACTGGTGTGCCTGGGAGTTCGTGCTCGAGGAGCCGTGA
- a CDS encoding DUF3187 family protein, with protein MGAATFLLLAAVPAAASEFAPLPVRNLYPPRLLFLQPSPSLPEQRSGGRMDLAYATVCAVHERGDTSLVTDMEVGRVAAVGRWGAPWGGGFSLEVPYLWYGGGAFDPVLDAYHDAFGFPDGDREDRPENAFGYRVTRGRHEYAPRSPAGGGLGDMVLEAVHPLGAPGPLRSAARLSLKLPTGSARNGFGSGHADGGGGVLASWQGPRAGVGANVDVLYLGGSPDAALRLESHWALSALAFAGVQLGPLGTAAAQLHFATSPYGTGLPALDRDVLLLALGVRRQVGADAWISLGFTEDLVVQASPDFSLFVGVEW; from the coding sequence ATGGGGGCGGCAACGTTCCTGCTGCTGGCGGCGGTTCCGGCCGCGGCGTCGGAATTCGCGCCGCTGCCGGTTCGAAACCTCTACCCTCCGCGTCTGCTGTTCTTGCAGCCGTCTCCGTCCCTGCCCGAGCAGCGGTCGGGGGGCCGAATGGACCTGGCGTACGCGACCGTGTGCGCCGTGCACGAGCGCGGGGATACGTCGCTCGTGACGGACATGGAGGTGGGGCGCGTGGCGGCGGTGGGCCGGTGGGGGGCACCGTGGGGAGGAGGATTTTCCCTCGAGGTGCCCTACCTCTGGTATGGCGGGGGGGCCTTCGACCCGGTTCTCGATGCCTACCACGATGCCTTCGGCTTTCCCGACGGAGACCGGGAGGACCGGCCGGAGAACGCCTTCGGCTACCGGGTGACGCGGGGGCGGCACGAGTATGCTCCCCGTTCCCCGGCGGGGGGCGGGCTGGGAGACATGGTCCTGGAGGCGGTGCATCCTTTGGGCGCGCCCGGGCCGCTGCGGTCTGCGGCTCGGCTGTCCCTGAAGCTTCCCACCGGTTCTGCGCGAAACGGCTTCGGGAGTGGGCATGCGGACGGGGGAGGGGGGGTGCTGGCGAGCTGGCAGGGCCCGCGGGCCGGCGTCGGGGCAAACGTAGACGTGCTGTATCTGGGGGGCTCGCCGGACGCGGCGCTCCGGTTGGAATCCCATTGGGCTCTCTCGGCGCTCGCGTTCGCGGGGGTGCAGCTGGGCCCCTTGGGAACGGCCGCGGCTCAGCTCCATTTCGCGACGTCCCCCTACGGCACGGGCCTCCCGGCGCTGGACCGCGACGTCCTCCTCCTGGCGCTGGGCGTGCGCCGGCAGGTGGGCGCCGACGCCTGGATTTCCCTCGGTTTCACGGAGGACCTGGTCGTGCAGGCGTCGCCGGATTTTTCACTGTTTGTCGGGGTGGAGTGGTAG